A region of Ferrimicrobium sp. DNA encodes the following proteins:
- a CDS encoding arginase family protein, translating into QLRGINLVGADLVEVSPSYDHAEITAIAASHIIYTMIGLMTATMV; encoded by the coding sequence GCCAACTTCGGGGTATCAACCTCGTCGGTGCCGACCTCGTTGAGGTCTCACCGAGTTACGACCACGCTGAGATCACCGCGATCGCAGCCAGTCACATCATCTACACCATGATCGGACTCATGACCGCAACCATGGTCTAG